Genomic window (Erythrolamprus reginae isolate rEryReg1 chromosome 3, rEryReg1.hap1, whole genome shotgun sequence):
agacaatcaatcttccttatcttctattgcttcagatgatgacattttgcacccatgcaagcgcagaattatgcgtagaagagaccaagtaagaacatattacaggaaataagggaggccacctgtgtttgggtggggctccagtaattagggctgctgctataaatagcagcatgtgggtttggccattgtggaagaatatctgttgcagtttcgtcaggaatcttgtgtgctggactttgttttttcacgcctttgaaaccaaagcagagcaacgtgtgtgtgtctaactTCAttagaagaagaaggggtgtgaagtttctccacagctgctggctaagtacttaatgactgcttaagggaaattgttttgggaagagtgctctttgttgttttgggaagagtgctctttgcaatacaaaaagagtgcttagtttattttgacttttgtgataaagaacattgttttgaattttcaaacgtgtgtctgaaatttgtatccttgaatttttgggaggctcctatcagagagcccggcagaacactaatgAAGCAAAACAGTTTATCCATAGGCCCTGGAAAGGACCTCCCAGAAATGGCCATTTTCAAcatgccatttatttattcattcgttcattcgttcattcattcattcattcattcattcatttgatttttttaaatgctgcccttctcctagactcagggcagcttacattagcaaaacagtgatccctcgtttttcgcgggggatgcgttccaagatcacctgtgaaaaatgaagactcatctttgccggcaggcctggggctgttgagtgcTAATATCTAGTTCTGGCCAATCTCATGAATGAGTAATTTAATAGGATGAATGTGgggagattggactaccatttgtctgaagtggtatagagtcctctgcttgggcagggcattggactagatgacctacaaggtcccttccaactctaataaataaattcatataaataaataaatttgcaggtTCTGTACAGATAATAAGTGCTTGGTGgtggtttaaaaaaaccctgaccAGGGCTGATTGCAAAGTTCTGAACaaagtatttattcatttttttcttcagagAAAACTCAGTAATTCTGACCACGCATGCTTGTGCACGTAGAACATTTTGATAATCACAGCAACATGATGTGACTTTTGAACAATGATGTATTACTCGGTCTCTCAATAACatcattaagtttgaatctgaccGAAAGCATCCATGAGTTTTAAAAGAACAGCATAGTTTTCAATCATTTCTGAGGTATCAAAAAattaagtacaggtagtcctcaatttatgaccacaattgagtccagaattTCTACTGCTAAGCAAGGTGGTTTTTTAAGGGCATTGGGCctgattttatgaactttttttgcGATTGTTTGCAGTGGAGAATTTTTTTGCAATTTGTTGCAATTAAGAAaatcactgccgttgttaagtgaatcacaaggttgttaaacaaatccagTTTCCCACATGGATTATGCTTATTGGAAGCCATCTAGAGAGGTCACAAATAGTGATCAGAGGATCTCAGGATGCTACAACCATTTTAAATACATCtggttgccaagcaaccaaatGTTTATCACATGGTCCATGGTGAggctgcaatgatcataaatgcaagaaccagttgtaagtcactttttcaatgccaattgtagctttgaacagttgctaaatgaacggttgtaagttgaggactacttattaaaatcaattcaaatctatattttttatttgcttttacaatcaAATACCATGATTTCTAAGTTTACAAAATTATAGTTGGAGAATAACAGTGGGGGATAAAACCACAGTATAAATAATAGTCAATTTTAATTACACATATATATCTCAATGAACCTTACACATAAATCATAAATTGGTGAATTTATGATTTATAAAACACAGAAGCTGACATTTCAGTGTTCAAGTTACAAATATAGTTGTTGAGAATATTGATGTCTGGATATGCCCTTATTTTTACCCTTCTAAGtaaccaataaaaattatagttAGTACAGCAATGGAATTATGATTATCTTTGACTTTGATTAGATAAAGCTCTCTGGTTCTGTTTTAAAAACTCGCAAAGCTTTGGAAGAAgcataaagttaaaaaaaagttaagcTACATGTAGGACAGGTTCTGTAACTGCTAAGCAGAGCAAAGAGCTTTGTTTTATTTGACTTGCTCAActgttccaaagtcaaggaagaGGAAATTTGAAATGATCCTTCCACCCAACAAATTATAATTTCTTGATGAATTAGATCTCTTTGATACTTGAAGTGGTAAAAGTggaagtaaagaagataaattaGAAAATGCATCTTTTGTTCAGCTATGATCCATAAGCACAACAAAGACTCCATAACACAGTATATACTACTGCATGTATTGAGTCTGAAAGTGACAGAATTCCCAATCAAAAAGATAATTGGATTCAagaagtaagtttctttcttccctttactTACTCCTGACTCTATCTCATTTCTCCATATTCTCCAGCATCCTTCCTTCCATATAGGTCTTCCAAAAAACTATGCGTCTTTAAGAGCACCATCAACCCATTATATCCTACAATCTTTCTTTGCAGTTCTATCAAATGCCAAAATATATATTGACACACATACCACCAGGCCAGCCCCTAACTAAAAGTTGCAAAATATTTTAGTTGCAAATAATACCAGCCAGCAATCTCTTCCAATATACAGGCCTGGTGAACTACTTTGGGATTTCTTGGTACAGATTGAAAAGTGGTTTATAAATGCTGTCCTAAACAAAATGAGACCAAACATATAATTTCAACAAAGAAAACTCTGAGCACACAGAGAGAAACGTTCTTATATGTTGAAATCACGGGAATTTCATGGGAGAAAATTATATTTACTTGTTTATGTACATTTTCACCACTCCATATTTAGTTTGACCCATAACGTCATACAAGTCGTACATCATAATGAACTTCAAATGTAATAATTCCCTATTAAAAGAAGCCAACTGCAAAAATTtaacacagaagaaaaaaaaaggctggCCACACATCACAATGTTTTAAAAAGAGAGGCCATGAGTATATGGGCTGTGAGCATGATTTGATGTTACATGCTTATAGAACAAACCTCAGGAAGACCAAAGATATTATACTGTGGTGTTTTGTACGGGGGTCACgcagaaggtaatgcaccacatttttttttctcagcctacagtaatggtacaaatgcgaaactttagatatacagtagtacctcgtgatacgaaccactcgtcttacgaactttttgagatacgaacctggggtttgggatttttgtgcctcttcttatgaacttttttcaccttacaccCGCCGccgtgaacgccgaacccggaagttcggcaaaagtgcaggtttggcattcgggttcgggaggccgccaagacgcgccactgcccggctgtcaccttttcagAAAAGCCGCAGAGCTGTGGGCCGGTCGGgaagctcaaacggaggtggggaatcccaatagggaattccatgggcggagctttgacgtcacggagatgtccttcctggccggccgaaacgtggactccaggaaggacgtcttcgtgacgtcaaagctccgcccatggaattccctattgggattccccacctccgtttgagcctcccgaccggcagacagctccgcggctcttctggcaaggtgacagccgggcggcggcgcttcttggtggcctcccgaacccgaacgccgaacccgaacttttgccgaacttccaggttcggtgttcaggagaacgccaagaatcgcccggctgtttcaaaaggtaacagccgggcagcggtgcccagcagagcgccgtttttgcgattttttttttccttgcacgcattaatccattttacattgtttcctatgggaaacattgtttcgtcttacgaacttttcgccttacgaacctcctgctggaaccaattaagttcataagacgaggtatcactgtacgttatttgaattgtcaggagtgcgtgtgtaaattttgcatttcttcagacgaatagcgtagctgcagcagtgtttcaaaatggtgcctgtaagtgatgtacgttgcAAGTAGCGTGTCGtcgttgaatttctcactgcagagaaagaaactgttgagaacattcacaaacgtttgtgtacagtttacggagaatctgcagtcgacagaagtacagttagtcgctgggcacagagggtgaagccattagaagacagtacgatgattcgcacagtgcagaaatggcttcgtgaacagaacaaggagtggtaccgacagggcatacacacctttgtgtctcgctggaggaaggccatagaacgggacagagattacgtggaaaaaatagggagcgtagaagaaacatcattctttcttggatgtaagtttcattgtgttcaataaataattgttgaagaaaaaaaatgtggtgcattattttctgggcgaccctcgtaattgCAAACAGCACAAGGGTGAGGATATCTGTATGTCCAGTAGTGTAGTTCAGGCAGAGATGAATCTGAATTTTTGTCTTCAGGACCAATCACAACATAGGATGAGAAGTCAAGGACATGATGGCATCTCCTTATGCAAGTCTACCTAGTAGTTCAAGAGCCACCATTCTAGATTCTCCCTGCAACAAGGAAAAGGGTTGTCAGACCTTGTTGTACCAAGGCAACAAACCCCATCCTAGCATTATTTAAATTTGCATCGTGTTTGTTTCAGGCCGTTTGTTTTCAGCTTGGGATCTGCAGAGGGTTTTTTGGGAGGTGTGTAATTATTCGCCTTTCCATTCTTGGGATTTGGGCATATATGGGCTGGTAACCCCTTAAGAGGGACGGTGGACCCATGGAACGAAGAAGATGGCTTGACGGGTCTCACGTTACCAGCCCCATGGATCATGGATGATTCCTGGATCTCCAAATGCTGCTTGAAGGCAGGCCGTTTTTTGGTCTCACTCTTTGCTTCGGATGGTCTCTTCTGATGGGCTGATGAGCCTTGCGTGGGTCCAGTGGCCTTCAACCGACCCTCAAGAGATGCCACCTGGTTGGTTTTCCCCCCATGAAAGTCCTTTTTGAGAACTGCATGGGGGGGTCTTGGAAAGTTTCCAGGGAGAGCCAACTGTTTATTTGCTAAAGGGCTATGCAATAATTTGCTTTTGCCAGAATTTTTCAAGGATCGGAGGACGCTAGGAGCCGTCTGAGCCCGGGCTTTGGTAACCTTTCCTTTTTCAGCTTGTATGGTTTGCATCTGCAGCCATTCCAGTTCCAAAAGACGATCCACGTATTTTTCAAGAGGTCCAGTCGGTTCCGGCCTGGGTTCGGATTTGCACTCGGTGTTGATGAACGCAGCCAACCCTTTCAAGTCCCAGGTGTCAAAAGGCGGCTGGAGAAAGTCCGGGTAATGGTAGTCTGGTTGCTTCCGCTGAGTCTCGAAGTAGTGTTCAAAGCAAGCGGGGTCGATCTCCTCTGCTCGCAGATTGAGCTCGGGCGGTGTGCAAGGCGATGGAGGGATAGGGATCCTTTCGGAATCGGAAAGGTCGCTGGCATCGTCTTCCTCGGAGTCTTCCTCTTTCATCATTTGCAAAGATCTGAAGTCCAGAAACATCGCCTCCGTCGTAGCCTTTGGACAGGAAAGGCTGCTGGGGCCTGCTTCCTCCCCGGCCTCCTCTCCAGAGTTTCTTTCCAAATGGCCTTTTTGTCCGCAATAAAACCTCTGAGTCATCGCATCTTCTGTCCCCCTGGAAAGACTCCACGAGATATCTTTAAATGCAGGAAGAATTTTGTTGTCCCCGGCCTCATGGCTTTTTCTAACCAGAAGTTGTCTTTTCGACCTCGGAACTCTATGTGAGGAAGTACAAGTGTTTGTTAGTATGAGTGTTTGTTAGTACAAGCTGGTATAAGAGTTTCCCTAAaaagggaaatttaaaaaaatactcatgTTGTCTTTCAAAAGACCCTTAAATAATATATGTATGTGACTCGGGAGCCTAACATTACAAAACAGAAAACACAAAAATGCACCAACATAGAAGTAAGGCAATGATATCAAcggggtctctgagcttggttcttttaattttaattttaatttaatttaattaatttaaatttaaatttaaatttaaatttaaattcaattcaatttaatttaatttaatttaattatttattggatttgtgagccgcccaactccttttagactctgggcggcatacaacagATAAAGagtaatataaaaacagtataagacCCCATTAATGAAAACATTTAGTACCTCAATTAAACTTCCGTATCCCATCCCTTTTATTGTATCCCCCTTAATCCATACCCAACTTcccgtgaaaaacaaatctcCTTCTTATTTCAAAAGAGCAACCATATTATAAAAGAATTTTttataattcaaggtgttggttattacctataaaaccctacatggcttaaggccagactatttaggggactgtctcctgccgtgtacctcccagagaccaataagagcacacagggtTAGCCTCTTTTATATTTATAGGATTTATATTTATCCtaatttatagttttagatatttgaCTTatgtttattgtatttgtatcttttatattgtaagccgccctgagtccttcgggattgggcggcatagaagtcgaatacaacaaacaaacaaacaaataaataaacttcacctGTTTGGTTGATGCCCTTCATAAACTTGCTTTTTGTCTTTGTACTGAGCTGTTATCTGACTGTCTGTAGCCTCTACAGGAGcctagaaaaaaatgaatttttattattattactattattattatgtcaatacaacacagcaaacgagatcactatgctggatttcgtatttcatcaccagtcgggcgcttcccaagcacctaggactgcgtgatgtagcagcaaattatgtttgcccatcccagtaaagtggccttttgcaactgacagatggagattttgtcaattccgatggttttcaaatgtccgctgacatcctttggcactgcgcccagcgtgacaagtaccactgggatcactttcactggcttatgccagagtcattgaagCTCGATTTtttgatcttcatatttcactaatttctctagctacttctcctcaattctgctgtcccctgggattgcgatgtcgatgatccatactttctttttctccacaatcaggatgcctggtgtgttatgcttcagaattcggtcagtctgaagtcggaagtcccacagtagttttgcttgctcattttcgaacactttttcgg
Coding sequences:
- the FAM217B gene encoding protein FAM217B isoform X3, producing MRIITRKNSSGGKNHSSTKELKKSTFLKPSSKKQTKNTSAFAEKAPVEATDSQITAQYKDKKQVYEGHQPNRVPRSKRQLLVRKSHEAGDNKILPAFKDISWSLSRGTEDAMTQRFYCGQKGHLERNSGEEAGEEAGPSSLSCPKATTEAMFLDFRSLQMMKEEDSEEDDASDLSDSERIPIPPSPCTPPELNLRAEEIDPACFEHYFETQRKQPDYHYPDFLQPPFDTWDLKGLAAFINTECKSEPRPEPTGPLEKYVDRLLELEWLQMQTIQAEKGKVTKARAQTAPSVLRSLKNSGKSKLLHSPLANKQLALPGNFPRPPHAVLKKDFHGGKTNQVASLEGRLKATGPTQGSSAHQKRPSEAKSETKKRPAFKQHLEIQESSMIHGAGNVRPVKPSSSFHGSTVPLKGLPAHICPNPKNGKANNYTPPKKPSADPKLKTNGLKQTRCKFK
- the FAM217B gene encoding protein FAM217B isoform X1, with product MGPGIGGYPVSLHRGSLQNLAHETHQGSGMVTSSGGKNHSSTKELKKSTFLKPSSKKQTKNTSAFAEKAPVEATDSQITAQYKDKKQVYEGHQPNRVPRSKRQLLVRKSHEAGDNKILPAFKDISWSLSRGTEDAMTQRFYCGQKGHLERNSGEEAGEEAGPSSLSCPKATTEAMFLDFRSLQMMKEEDSEEDDASDLSDSERIPIPPSPCTPPELNLRAEEIDPACFEHYFETQRKQPDYHYPDFLQPPFDTWDLKGLAAFINTECKSEPRPEPTGPLEKYVDRLLELEWLQMQTIQAEKGKVTKARAQTAPSVLRSLKNSGKSKLLHSPLANKQLALPGNFPRPPHAVLKKDFHGGKTNQVASLEGRLKATGPTQGSSAHQKRPSEAKSETKKRPAFKQHLEIQESSMIHGAGNVRPVKPSSSFHGSTVPLKGLPAHICPNPKNGKANNYTPPKKPSADPKLKTNGLKQTRCKFK
- the FAM217B gene encoding protein FAM217B isoform X2, which translates into the protein MKPTKGAECSSGGKNHSSTKELKKSTFLKPSSKKQTKNTSAFAEKAPVEATDSQITAQYKDKKQVYEGHQPNRVPRSKRQLLVRKSHEAGDNKILPAFKDISWSLSRGTEDAMTQRFYCGQKGHLERNSGEEAGEEAGPSSLSCPKATTEAMFLDFRSLQMMKEEDSEEDDASDLSDSERIPIPPSPCTPPELNLRAEEIDPACFEHYFETQRKQPDYHYPDFLQPPFDTWDLKGLAAFINTECKSEPRPEPTGPLEKYVDRLLELEWLQMQTIQAEKGKVTKARAQTAPSVLRSLKNSGKSKLLHSPLANKQLALPGNFPRPPHAVLKKDFHGGKTNQVASLEGRLKATGPTQGSSAHQKRPSEAKSETKKRPAFKQHLEIQESSMIHGAGNVRPVKPSSSFHGSTVPLKGLPAHICPNPKNGKANNYTPPKKPSADPKLKTNGLKQTRCKFK